The DNA segment ATAAATTCGGCCTTATTGAATCTAAGCGATGTCATGATAAGCTCGGATTGAATAATATTTATTTAATCTATATCCCGGTCACGCCGTGGGCAAGCGCTTTTTATATGACAATCCGGCCTTCTTCAGCGGGCATTTTTGTCTGTCCTTAACCTGGAGGAAGTGGTATATTTGAAAAAATATTCAGATCTCGATATTGCAGGAAAGGGTGTATGAAATTTCCGGAAAGCGAACTCTCCCGAAGAAAATTTCTGGGCGCCGCGTCCGGCCTGGTCGCGGCCGGGCTGACCGCCATGCCGGCGGCTAATCTGCTCGCCCAGACTGAAAATAAAGATAGCAGTAAGGCATCGGCTTCCACCGAGCTGAAGCCGGTCATTTACAGGACCCTCGGAAGAACCGGCATCAAAATGCCAGTTATCGGCATGGGCGTGATGAACGCCGATGTTCCCGAAGTTCTGGCGGCGTCATACGAAGAAGGGGTTCGCTTTTTCGATACCGCCGCGCTCTACCAATACGGCAGGAATGAGCAGATGGTCGGGAACGTCATTAAGAAACTCGGCGTGCGTGATAAAGTGACAATTGCAACCAAGGTCTATGGACAGCGGAAAAAAGGAGATATTCCGGCATCGGAAACCAAAGCCGCCATAATAAAAGAAGCCGAAGAGAGTCTGAAGCGTCTGCAAATGGATTATGTCGACATACTTTACATTCATTCGGTGTCGGATCCGGCCGAGATGCAGAACCCGGCGATTGCCGAGGCGATGAACCAGTTGAAAGAGCAGAAAAAAATCGGTTTTGCCGGTGTGACCTGCCATTCCGGCATGACCGCGGTCCTGAATCAGGCGGCCAAAGGGGGATTCTGCGATGTCGTTCTGGCCGTGATTAATTTTGCACTCTCACCGGAAACACGATTATTCGACGCCATCAAGAATGCCGCTTCTGCCGGGGTGGGGGTGATCGCCATGAAGACCTTTTACGGGAGCCCGGAAAGTCTCTCGGTCGATAACGCCGAATGGCTGAAAAATTATTCCGGCGCCACGATTGCGGCCGCGTCGCTCAAATGGGTGCTGAAAAATGAAAATATCACCGCTGCCATCCCCGGGTACACCAATTTCGAGCATATGAAACAGGATTTTGCCGTGGCCCGAAATCTCGAATTTACACTGGAGGAAGCGAAATTCCTCGACGAGCGGGGCCTCAAACTCGGGTTCGATTTCTGCCGTCAATGTCGCTCCTGCCTGGCCGCCTGCCCCCGCGATGTCGATATCCCGGCCCTCATGCGGACCCATATGTATGCGATGCAGTATCGTAACCCGGTTCACGCTAAAATAACGTTCGACGGGATTCCCGAAAATCGCTCCCTCAAAAATTGCCGTTCCTGCGATTCCTGTTCGGTGCAATGCGCCCATGACGTGAATATCGAAAGACGGATAGAAGATTTAAAACTGATTTACGCTTGACAGGGCGGAATAGAAAAAACATGAAATCCTGGGAGAGGGCTTTAAGGAAATTTTTGGATGAATGGGAAGGGCGGCCGGAAGTTATCGGGGCTCTGGTCACAGGCAGTTTTGCGGCCGGAACAGCCACGAAATATTCCGACATCGACATTCACATCGTGCTTTCCGACAAGGTCACATGGCGGGAAAGGGGAAACAGGGTTGTCGATGGTTATCTAATAGAATACTTCGCCAATCCGGTTCGTCAAATAATGAAATATTTTGAGAATGATTTCAGAATCGGACGGCATACCGATGCCCGGATGTTCGTCATCGGCAAAATTATCTTCGATAAAACCGGAGCGGTTGCCAGATTGCGGGAGTGCGCCCGGCGCGATCTGAAACGTCCCTTTGCGAAACCGGCAAAGACTTGGGTGGAAACCGCCAAATATGAACTCTGGGATGGGCTCGATAATCTGAAAGAATTGGGCCATTCTCGATCCCGCAATTTCTCCCTGATGTATAACTGGCAGATGATGCGGACGGTGGCCCTCTATGCCCGCTTTTTAAGAATTGAGATGCCGCCCGCCGCGAGGTTACTTAAGTACTTCAGCGATCGTAAATTTCGAGAGAAATATGAAATGACTATTTTCCCCGATCGGAAATTTATTAGTCTGGCGAAACGATGCCTTGAAAGTCCCGCTTTCCCCGGAATCGAGAAATTGACCGGTCACGTTCTTCAAAAAATGGGCGGTTTTGAAATCAACGGCTGGAAATTGAAAACCCCGCTGGATATTTGATAAAACGAAGAGATTTCCGGTCGCTTTAATTGACACCGTCTTTCATTGAGGATATATTTAATCCAGAATATTTTTTGCAAACTTACACCCGCGAAGGAGTCGGCATGAGATTTTTTCTGCTCCTCAAAATTGCCCTGACATTATCATTATTCGGCTTGGTGGCGGTATCGTCAATTTCGGCCGCAGAGGGCGCCCTGACCCCTGAGATGGTCGACCAGTACCGCGCTAACCTTCAACTCGACGGCCGGGCCCGGGCCATCTACAATGCGGTCAGCGGCAATGATATCAACAATCTGGCGCTGAACCGCGATCTGCTCCGCCAGCAGAACGACCTTTTCAGCCATAAAATCAAGACCAAAGGGATAACCAACCAGAAAAGCAGCGGTCGCTGCTGGCTGTTCGCCGGTCTCAATATCATGCGCCCGGTGGTCATCGACAAATACAAACTGGCCAATTTCGAATTCTCCGAGAGTTATCTCTCGTTCTGGGACAAAATGGAAAAGTCGAACTGCTTCCTCGAGGATATCATCGCCATGCGCGATAGGGATCCGCTCGACCGGGAAATGGAAATGACCCTCTCCGACCCGATCGGCGACGGCGGCTGGTGGAATTATGTGGTCGCTCTTATCGAGAAATACGGTGCTGTCCCCAAGGATGTCATGCCGGAAAGTTTCAACTCGGAAAATACCGGCGGTATGAACAGTCTCCTCAGCCGCAAACTCCGCGCCGACACCGTCCGTCTCCGGGAGATGGCCAAAGACAGCGCTTCGGTCGAGGATCTTCGTGCCGAAAAAGTAAAAATGCTCTCGGAAATTTATAAAATGCTGGTCCTCAATTTTGGCGAGCCGCCCCGCGAATTCACCTGGCGCTTCGAGGGCAAAGATTCCACGCTGAGCGCTTCGAAAGTCTATACCCCGCAGACTTTCTACCGGGATTTTGTCGGCGTCGATCTGAACCAATATGTGAATCTGTTCAATTACCCGGCGCAGGATTTCGGCAAGCATTACCAGGTGCAGGGGGCGCGGAATATGTATGACGCGCACTTCATGGATTTTGTCAATGTCGAAAGTTCGGTCCTGATGGATGTCGCCATGAAATCGATTCTCGATGACGAACCGGTCTGGTTTTCGTGCGATGTCGGCAAAGATCAGTACGGCGCCAAGGGGCTTATGGCCACCAATATTTATGATTATGGCTCCGTCTACGGAACCGATTTCGGCATGTCCAAGGCCGACAAAATCATGTATCGTGATATCACCGCCAATCATGCCATGGCGCTGGTGGGGGTCGATGTCAAAGATAATCGTCCGGTCAAATGGCTGGTGGAAAATTCCTGGGGTAGCGACAAAGGGAACAGCGGCTACTGGACCATGACCGGAAACTGGTTCGACAACTACGTCTTCAACGTTATCGTCAAGAAGAAATATCTTCCCAAAGAAATCCTGCCGGTATTCGATCAGACGGCTATCACATTACCGCCGTGGGATCCGATGATGCAGATAATCCGGCACACGGAATAAACCACAATCCCTTGTTCTATAATTACTTGCAGGGTGTTATGGCCCGGCGCTCCGCCGGGCCGTTTATCATTGACAAATGACTGGAACATCCCTATCCTTAAATCGTATCAATCGGGAAAGTATTTATGAACTGTCTTAACTGCAAAGAGCCGATGGTGGTTCTGGAGTTGAACCAGGTCGAAATTGATTACTGTCTCGAATGCGGCGGTATCTGGCTCGACGGCGGGGAACTGGAAATTTTGATCGAGGACCCTGCGGAAGTCAAAAAGATGCTGGCCGATTTTGCTTCGGGACGGGAGAGCGCCTCCGGAAAACGAAAGTGCCCGGTTTGCCGCAAGAAGATGGAAATGATAACGATCGGCGACAAAAACAAGGTGCAGATTGACCGCTGTGTCCGCCACCACGGCATCTGGTTCGACAAAAATGAACTCGATGAAGTCATTGAAATTTTCGACCAAAATAAAAACAGCAGGGTGCACAAACTGTTGAAAGAGATGTTTAACAAATGAAGCATACGGAGGAAGGAAGGTAAGAAATGGTTACATTGCTTGTCGTTCTTGCCATAGTACTTATCATCATTTTCTATATGGTCGGGATGTTTAACTCCCTGGTCAGGTTGCGCAATCAGGTGAAAAACGCCTGGGCGCAGATTGATGTCCAGTTGAAGCGGCGGCACGATTTGATCCCCAACCTGGTGGAGACCGCCAAGGGGTATGTCAAGCATGAGCGGGGGACACTCGAAGCGATTACCGAGGCCAGGAGCCGCGCCATGGGGGCCGGGTCGGTCGGCGACAAAGCCAAAGCCGAAGGGGCTCTGACCGACGCCATCAGCAAATTTTTCGTCGTGGTCGAAAATTACCCCGACCTGAAGGCCAATCAGAATTTCCTGGCGCTTCAGGAAGAACTGACCTCCACCGAAAACAAAATTGCCTTCTCCCGCCAGGCCTACAACGACCAGGTGTTGAACTACAACAACAGGATCCAAATGTTTCCGACCAATATCATGGCCGGGATGTTCGGATTTCAGCAGTCGGAATTTTTCGAAGTCGAAGACAAAGCCGAACGCCAGGTCCCCAAGGTCGACTTTTCCTGAAAGGTATATGTCTACA comes from the Candidatus Zixiibacteriota bacterium genome and includes:
- a CDS encoding conserved exported hypothetical protein (Evidence 4 : Unknown function but conserved in other organisms), translated to MKFPESELSRRKFLGAASGLVAAGLTAMPAANLLAQTENKDSSKASASTELKPVIYRTLGRTGIKMPVIGMGVMNADVPEVLAASYEEGVRFFDTAALYQYGRNEQMVGNVIKKLGVRDKVTIATKVYGQRKKGDIPASETKAAIIKEAEESLKRLQMDYVDILYIHSVSDPAEMQNPAIAEAMNQLKEQKKIGFAGVTCHSGMTAVLNQAAKGGFCDVVLAVINFALSPETRLFDAIKNAASAGVGVIAMKTFYGSPESLSVDNAEWLKNYSGATIAAASLKWVLKNENITAAIPGYTNFEHMKQDFAVARNLEFTLEEAKFLDERGLKLGFDFCRQCRSCLAACPRDVDIPALMRTHMYAMQYRNPVHAKITFDGIPENRSLKNCRSCDSCSVQCAHDVNIERRIEDLKLIYA
- a CDS encoding conserved hypothetical protein (Evidence 4 : Unknown function but conserved in other organisms), translated to MKSWERALRKFLDEWEGRPEVIGALVTGSFAAGTATKYSDIDIHIVLSDKVTWRERGNRVVDGYLIEYFANPVRQIMKYFENDFRIGRHTDARMFVIGKIIFDKTGAVARLRECARRDLKRPFAKPAKTWVETAKYELWDGLDNLKELGHSRSRNFSLMYNWQMMRTVALYARFLRIEMPPAARLLKYFSDRKFREKYEMTIFPDRKFISLAKRCLESPAFPGIEKLTGHVLQKMGGFEINGWKLKTPLDI
- the pepC gene encoding Aminopeptidase C, producing the protein MRFFLLLKIALTLSLFGLVAVSSISAAEGALTPEMVDQYRANLQLDGRARAIYNAVSGNDINNLALNRDLLRQQNDLFSHKIKTKGITNQKSSGRCWLFAGLNIMRPVVIDKYKLANFEFSESYLSFWDKMEKSNCFLEDIIAMRDRDPLDREMEMTLSDPIGDGGWWNYVVALIEKYGAVPKDVMPESFNSENTGGMNSLLSRKLRADTVRLREMAKDSASVEDLRAEKVKMLSEIYKMLVLNFGEPPREFTWRFEGKDSTLSASKVYTPQTFYRDFVGVDLNQYVNLFNYPAQDFGKHYQVQGARNMYDAHFMDFVNVESSVLMDVAMKSILDDEPVWFSCDVGKDQYGAKGLMATNIYDYGSVYGTDFGMSKADKIMYRDITANHAMALVGVDVKDNRPVKWLVENSWGSDKGNSGYWTMTGNWFDNYVFNVIVKKKYLPKEILPVFDQTAITLPPWDPMMQIIRHTE
- a CDS encoding conserved hypothetical protein (Evidence 4 : Unknown function but conserved in other organisms), with the protein product MNCLNCKEPMVVLELNQVEIDYCLECGGIWLDGGELEILIEDPAEVKKMLADFASGRESASGKRKCPVCRKKMEMITIGDKNKVQIDRCVRHHGIWFDKNELDEVIEIFDQNKNSRVHKLLKEMFNK
- the lemA gene encoding Protein LemA yields the protein MVTLLVVLAIVLIIIFYMVGMFNSLVRLRNQVKNAWAQIDVQLKRRHDLIPNLVETAKGYVKHERGTLEAITEARSRAMGAGSVGDKAKAEGALTDAISKFFVVVENYPDLKANQNFLALQEELTSTENKIAFSRQAYNDQVLNYNNRIQMFPTNIMAGMFGFQQSEFFEVEDKAERQVPKVDFS